In Desulfobulbaceae bacterium, the genomic stretch AAGTAATCTTCAATATTTTTTTGCCAGGCAAGGATACTCCGTGCAAAGTGCAGCAAACGGCAAAGAGGCCCTGGCTCGAATTGAGCAGAATCTTTTTTTTGATGCAGTCATTACTGACCTGAAGATGGATCAGATGGATGGACTTGTTCTTCTTGAAAATATCACCAAGGTCTCGCCTGAAACCAATGTTATTGTTGTTACAGGTTACGCCACGGTTACCTCGGCGGTTGATGCGCTGCGAAAAGGAGCGACCCATTATCTCTCCAAACCGGTCCAGCTGGATGAATTAAAGAAAATTGTCCAGGAAGTTCTTGAACAGAAAAAACGGCTGCATATGAGTAAAGGTCCTGTTCTGTGTTTTAACGGACCCCCTGGAACAGGGAAGACCTCAATTGCCAAGGCTGTGGCGACGGCTTTAGGTAGAAAATTCATTCATTTCTATACAGCAGGAGTAAGGGATGAATCTGAAATCAGGGGTCACCGCAGGACCTATGTCGGTGCGATGCCGGGCAGAATTATCAAAGAGATGATTCGGGCTCAGGTGATGAATCCCTGTTTTCTTCTTGATGAAATCGATAAGGTCGGAATGGACTTTCACGGTGATCCGGCGGCACTTTTTCTTGAAATTCTTGATCCGGAGCAAAACCATAATTTTATGGATCATTACTTGGATATTCCCTTTAATCTTTCTAATACAATGTTTATTGCGACAGCAAATGATGTCGATAAATTGTCTCGACCGTTGCGAGATCGGCTAGAATTCATTGACTTTCCAAGTTATTCAGATCCCGAAAAGAAGATGATCGCCAAATATTATCTTGTCCCTAAACAGCTCGAAGAAAATGGACTGATCGATAATCCTCCTGAGTTTACAGATGATGGCCTAGAGAAGATAATTGATGATTATACCCGTGAGGCCGGTGTTCGTTCTCTTAGTAGAGAGATAGGCAATGTCTGCCGTAAGGCGGCGCGGTTATTACTGAAAACCGAGAAAGATGAGCAGCTAAGATCTGTTGACGGTGAGATGATTTCAACTCTTCTTGGTCCGCGGAAGTTCCGTCATGAAGCGGCAGAGGGTGATGATAGGGTGGGGGTGGTGACAAGCCTTGTCTGGACAGAATTTGGTGGTGAGATCATGTTTGTCGAGGCGCTGAAGATGCGGGGGAGCAATCA encodes the following:
- a CDS encoding response regulator, which produces MFFKHKEDPSRLSEERSLLDDLKGKISTLRLPGYVQSQIEVEIAKLHKIDPLAAEFSIGTAYIDLLVSLPWYKNTIDNLDLNRTETILDRRHYGLVQVKERVLEFLAAKTLKSKQKARLLVVDDEDIARSNLQYFFARQGYSVQSAANGKEALARIEQNLFFDAVITDLKMDQMDGLVLLENITKVSPETNVIVVTGYATVTSAVDALRKGATHYLSKPVQLDELKKIVQEVLEQKKRLHMSKGPVLCFNGPPGTGKTSIAKAVATALGRKFIHFYTAGVRDESEIRGHRRTYVGAMPGRIIKEMIRAQVMNPCFLLDEIDKVGMDFHGDPAALFLEILDPEQNHNFMDHYLDIPFNLSNTMFIATANDVDKLSRPLRDRLEFIDFPSYSDPEKKMIAKYYLVPKQLEENGLIDNPPEFTDDGLEKIIDDYTREAGVRSLSREIGNVCRKAARLLLKTEKDEQLRSVDGEMISTLLGPRKFRHEAAEGDDRVGVVTSLVWTEFGGEIMFVEALKMRGSNQLILTGSLGEVLRESAQTAVSYMRSKAHLFELPEDLFDHIDIHIHLPAGAVSKDGPSAGAAIAVALVSLLSERSAPRQTAVTGEITLTGQLLPVGGIREKILAARRGGVKHVLLPSQNREEVSALPQDVTEAMIISFADTISSLVECYFLSP